The proteins below are encoded in one region of Juglans microcarpa x Juglans regia isolate MS1-56 chromosome 4D, Jm3101_v1.0, whole genome shotgun sequence:
- the LOC121260917 gene encoding protein HEADING DATE 3A-like: protein MSRDRDPLAVGRVIGDVLDPFTRSITLRITYNNSEINNGCEFKPSQVLNQPRVDVGGDDLRTFYTLVMVDPDAPSPSDPNLREYLHWLVTDIPATTGANFGQEVVCYESPRPTVGIHRFVFVLFRQLGRQTVYAPGWRQNFNTREFAELYNLGLPVAALYFNCQRESGSGGRRR from the exons ATGTCCAGGGACAGGGACCCCCTAGCAGTTGGGCGTGTTATAGGAGATGTTTTAGACCCATTTACTAGGTCAATTACTCTCAGAATCACTTATAACAATAGCGAGATTAATAATGGATGTGAGTTCAAACCCTCCCAGGTTCTCAACCAACCTAGGGTCGACGTTGGCGGGGATGATCTCAGGACTTTCTACACTCTG GTTATGGTTGATCCTGATGCACCAAGTCCAAGTGATCCCAACCTAAGGGAGTACTTGCATTG GTTGGTGACTGATATTCCAGCAACTACAGGGGCAAACTTTG GGCAAGAGGTTGTGTGCTATGAAAGTCCAAGACCAACTGTAGGGATCCATCGTTTTGTTTTCGTGTTGTTCCGACAGTTGGGTAGGCAGACCGTCTATGCACCTGGGTGGCGCCAGAATTTCAACACCAGGGAATTTGCTGAGCTTTACAATCTTGGATTGCCTGTGGCTGCACTGTATTTCAATTGCCAGAGGGAAAGCGGCTcgggtggaagaagaagatga